The following coding sequences lie in one Spirochaetota bacterium genomic window:
- a CDS encoding carboxymuconolactone decarboxylase family protein yields the protein MKYNFDKRMYNFSLLCKDIAYLLLHIPSIIGLFIDTKINKSFIEKIMLVVTAVNSCPYCAWFHAKKALQSGLSKEEIVELHQSSTTQQYPLNFTINS from the coding sequence ATGAAATATAATTTTGATAAACGAATGTATAATTTTTCACTCCTTTGTAAAGATATTGCATATCTTCTCTTACATATTCCTTCAATAATTGGATTATTTATAGACACTAAAATTAATAAGAGCTTTATTGAAAAAATCATGCTGGTTGTCACAGCAGTAAACAGTTGCCCCTACTGTGCATGGTTTCATGCAAAAAAGGCTCTACAATCAGGATTATCAAAAGAAGAGATTGTAGAATTGCATCAATCTTCAACAACCCAACAATACCCGTTAAATTTTACAATCAATTCATAG
- a CDS encoding acetyl-CoA hydrolase/transferase C-terminal domain-containing protein → MNYWNEYKAKLTTPDEAVKVVECGDVVDYGFFNGKPVILDQALARRAPELKDVLIYTAVTLPPVPEVIKYPQSFTYIDWQWSKLTRLLHTQVEAAYYCPILYHRAPFYYRYLLNQDPHEHIDPGYRSYYYNRPEKSKNVKWIAILQVGPMDDQGFFNIGPQNSETSAKVDAADYVLVEVNKNMPRCLGGSEEAIHISRVDFIVEAPETQMLFAAPDVPPTETDKKIAEHVMKFLYDGCCIQLGIGGMPNMVGKLIAQSDLKNLGGHTEMFVDAYVDMIESGRMNGAKKNIDKFKCVYTFAIGSQRMYDFMHNNQALASYPVDYTNDPRIIAQNDDMVSICNAIQVDLFSQVNAESLGSGQVSGNGGMWDFVLGSQWSKRGKSFICLASTYTDSKGELQSRIVPQLPLASTVTIPRQMVDYIVTEFGAVKLVACPTWMRAEKLISIAHPKFQDDLVKQAEKMKIWTRTNKQIPV, encoded by the coding sequence ATGAATTACTGGAATGAATACAAAGCCAAGTTAACAACACCAGATGAAGCGGTAAAAGTTGTTGAATGTGGGGACGTTGTGGATTATGGTTTTTTCAATGGAAAACCAGTTATCCTTGACCAGGCACTGGCACGAAGAGCTCCTGAATTAAAGGACGTCTTAATCTATACAGCAGTAACTTTGCCCCCAGTACCTGAGGTTATAAAATATCCTCAAAGCTTTACGTATATTGACTGGCAATGGAGTAAGCTAACACGTCTTCTTCACACTCAGGTTGAAGCTGCTTACTATTGCCCAATATTGTACCACAGGGCACCATTCTACTATCGCTATCTGCTAAACCAGGATCCGCATGAACATATTGATCCGGGTTACCGTTCATACTACTACAATAGACCTGAAAAAAGTAAAAATGTTAAATGGATTGCCATTTTACAGGTTGGGCCCATGGATGATCAGGGATTTTTTAACATTGGTCCACAAAATTCAGAAACATCAGCCAAGGTGGATGCAGCTGATTATGTGCTGGTAGAAGTTAATAAAAACATGCCCCGATGTTTGGGTGGATCTGAGGAAGCCATTCATATATCACGTGTTGATTTTATTGTGGAAGCACCTGAAACACAGATGCTTTTTGCAGCACCTGATGTTCCCCCAACCGAAACCGACAAAAAAATTGCTGAGCATGTCATGAAATTTTTGTACGATGGATGCTGCATACAGTTAGGCATTGGCGGTATGCCCAACATGGTTGGCAAACTTATTGCCCAGTCTGACCTTAAAAACTTAGGTGGTCACACCGAAATGTTTGTGGACGCATACGTTGATATGATAGAATCAGGAAGGATGAATGGTGCAAAGAAAAATATTGATAAATTTAAATGCGTGTACACCTTTGCAATAGGTTCCCAGCGCATGTACGATTTTATGCACAATAACCAGGCATTAGCGTCGTATCCCGTTGATTATACCAATGACCCACGTATCATTGCACAGAATGATGACATGGTAAGTATATGTAATGCAATACAGGTTGACCTGTTTTCACAGGTAAATGCTGAAAGCTTAGGTTCTGGCCAGGTTAGTGGCAACGGTGGAATGTGGGATTTTGTTCTTGGTTCGCAGTGGTCAAAACGCGGCAAAAGCTTTATATGTCTGGCATCAACATACACAGATTCCAAAGGCGAGCTTCAGTCACGAATAGTCCCTCAGCTTCCCCTTGCTTCAACAGTAACTATCCCCCGCCAGATGGTTGACTACATAGTGACTGAATTTGGTGCAGTTAAACTTGTTGCCTGCCCAACCTGGATGCGTGCAGAAAAGCTTATAAGCATTGCTCATCCAAAATTCCAGGATGATCTTGTGAAACAGGCTGAAAAGATGAAGATATGGACGCGCACTAACAAACAAATTCCTGTATAA